A stretch of Triticum aestivum cultivar Chinese Spring chromosome 1D, IWGSC CS RefSeq v2.1, whole genome shotgun sequence DNA encodes these proteins:
- the LOC123182824 gene encoding histone H3.2: MARTKQTARKSTGGKAPRKQLATKAARKSAPATGGVKKPHRFRPGTVALREIRKYQKSTELLIRKLPFQRLVREIAQDFKTDLRFQSSAVSALQEAAEAYLVGLFEDTNLCAIHAKRVTIMPKDIQLARRIRGERA; this comes from the coding sequence ATGGCCCGCACCAAGCAGACGGCGAGGAAGTCCACCGGCGGCAAGGCGCCGAGGAAGCAGCTGGCCACCAAGGCCGCCCGCAAGTCCGCCCCGGCCACCGGCGGCGTCAAGAAGCCCCACCGCTTCCGCCCCGGCACCGTCGCGCTCCGCGAGATCCGCAAGTACCAGAAGAGCACGGAGCTGCTCATCCGCAAGCTCCCCTTCCAGCGCCTCGTCCGCGAGATCGCCCAGGACTTCAAGACCGACCTCCGCTTCCAGTCCTCCGCCGTCTCCGCACTGCAGGAGGCCGCCGAGGCCTACCTCGTCGGCCTCTTCGAGGACACCAACCTCTGCGCCATCCACGCCAAGCGCGTCACcatcatgcccaaggacatccaGCTCGCCCGCCGCATCCGTGGCGAGAGGGCCTAG